In the genome of Corallococcus soli, one region contains:
- a CDS encoding serine/threonine protein kinase yields the protein MAAPCPHCGSTDGQDHLCAAQSLQLLGQVLDGRYKIESVLGQGGMGMVFRATQTSVQRPVAVKTLNPSLAAAPQFFERFRREAEIASRLRHPNVITIFDFGRAADGTCYYVMELLKGESLKELVKREGPMTLRRAVNLLEQATLGLAHAHDEGCVHRDLKPHNIMVQALDGKDFVKVLDFGLVKALEQDEEEQLTSTGQVLGTPQYMPPEQAGGESVDQRSDLYSMAGVLYFCLTGSSPYGANTVRKALTAALTQPVPPVNTKRQGAPVPEALDAFFAKALSAEKEDRYQNAQEFIDALIDSVEGLSPEELDAHPTGGAPGADRGTGSRSRPGAGSNSRAGSGSRLGSGSRAGRAPGPAGTGTSARSASRVGMAPPRGSTPAGAAQPAAPRPNTSTGNPPLSQANRRPPAARAEPVEPPPPQGMSTGKKVALIAVPLVLLSAGVALVMARGGGEAPTPPPAMMTPPRTVATPPPTQVRNDAPTPAPLPQDVTVEFISTPAGAAIYDGDAQIGTTPTKLMLPRSRMSVLRFKLAGHQDVERRLDYSRSADSTVQPVEVRLEPVRVAAPRPSRPSKPSGGSSDPGIGVFE from the coding sequence ATGGCCGCCCCCTGCCCCCACTGCGGAAGTACCGATGGTCAAGATCACCTGTGCGCGGCGCAGAGCCTCCAGCTCCTGGGCCAGGTCCTGGACGGCCGCTACAAGATTGAGAGCGTGCTCGGCCAGGGAGGCATGGGCATGGTGTTCCGCGCCACCCAGACCTCCGTGCAGCGCCCGGTGGCGGTGAAGACGCTCAACCCGTCGCTCGCCGCCGCGCCCCAGTTCTTCGAGCGCTTCCGCCGCGAGGCGGAGATCGCCAGCCGCCTGCGCCACCCGAACGTCATCACCATCTTCGACTTCGGCCGCGCCGCGGACGGCACCTGCTACTACGTGATGGAGCTCCTCAAGGGCGAAAGCCTCAAGGAGCTGGTCAAGCGCGAGGGGCCCATGACCCTGCGCCGGGCCGTGAACCTGCTGGAGCAGGCCACGCTGGGCCTGGCGCACGCGCACGACGAGGGCTGCGTCCACCGCGACCTCAAGCCGCACAACATCATGGTCCAGGCGCTCGACGGGAAGGACTTCGTCAAGGTGCTGGACTTCGGCCTCGTGAAGGCGCTGGAGCAGGACGAGGAGGAGCAGCTCACCTCCACCGGCCAGGTGCTGGGCACCCCCCAGTACATGCCGCCCGAGCAGGCCGGCGGCGAATCCGTGGACCAGCGCTCCGACCTCTACTCCATGGCGGGCGTGCTGTACTTCTGCCTCACGGGCAGCTCTCCCTACGGTGCCAACACGGTGCGCAAGGCGCTCACCGCCGCGCTCACCCAGCCCGTGCCCCCGGTGAACACCAAGCGCCAGGGCGCGCCTGTGCCGGAAGCGCTGGACGCGTTCTTCGCCAAGGCGCTCTCCGCGGAGAAGGAGGACCGCTACCAGAACGCGCAGGAGTTCATCGACGCGCTCATCGACTCCGTGGAGGGCCTGTCCCCGGAGGAGCTGGACGCGCACCCCACCGGCGGCGCCCCCGGGGCAGACCGGGGCACCGGCAGCCGCAGCCGTCCGGGCGCGGGCTCCAACAGCCGCGCGGGTTCGGGCAGCCGCCTGGGCTCCGGCAGCCGCGCAGGCCGTGCCCCCGGGCCGGCGGGCACCGGCACCAGCGCGAGGTCCGCCTCCCGCGTGGGCATGGCTCCTCCCCGGGGCTCCACGCCGGCGGGTGCGGCGCAGCCGGCCGCGCCCCGGCCGAACACGAGCACGGGCAATCCGCCCCTCTCCCAGGCCAACCGCCGGCCCCCCGCCGCCCGAGCGGAGCCCGTCGAGCCGCCGCCCCCCCAGGGCATGTCCACCGGCAAGAAGGTGGCGCTCATCGCCGTGCCGCTGGTGCTCCTGAGCGCGGGCGTGGCGCTGGTCATGGCGCGCGGTGGCGGAGAGGCCCCCACCCCGCCCCCGGCGATGATGACGCCTCCGAGGACGGTGGCCACGCCCCCTCCCACGCAGGTGCGGAACGACGCGCCCACCCCGGCGCCCCTGCCGCAGGACGTGACGGTGGAGTTCATCTCCACGCCTGCCGGCGCGGCCATCTACGACGGGGACGCCCAGATCGGGACGACGCCCACGAAGCTGATGCTGCCGCGCTCGCGGATGTCCGTGCTGCGCTTCAAGCTCGCGGGGCACCAGGACGTGGAGCGCAGGCTCGACTACAGCCGGAGCGCGGACTCGACGGTGCAGCCCGTGGAGGTGCGCCTGGAGCCGGTGCGCGTCGCGGCGCCCCGCCCGTCGAGGCCGTCGAAGCCGTCCGGTGGAAGCTCCGACCCCGGCATCGGCGTCTTCGAGTAG
- a CDS encoding zf-TFIIB domain-containing protein — translation MQPSACPYCQTTMRNTYARGLTRDECGACGAGWFDAELLGKVVTGPVMDAVFEQAKGKPGRCRGCEASLQYVPGCPSCGSRAPTCPGCGGAPLPAVELKGLPVDVCGKCRGVAMGREEVARLQQPTAPQPRPPEEPAPEIQAADFEHEYVPAPPSMSLRPRVMLGDEPACTTCGRRLEPRYGFVWEERLFCGSCAPEGSVPYSDELTKARPSESSGRRAQYLNTGATESAVVWLLSKLFK, via the coding sequence ATGCAGCCGAGTGCCTGTCCCTACTGCCAGACGACGATGCGCAACACCTACGCCCGGGGCCTGACGCGGGACGAGTGTGGTGCGTGCGGAGCCGGCTGGTTCGACGCGGAGCTGCTGGGCAAGGTCGTCACCGGCCCGGTGATGGACGCCGTGTTCGAGCAGGCGAAGGGCAAGCCCGGACGGTGCAGGGGCTGTGAAGCGTCGCTCCAGTACGTCCCCGGCTGTCCTTCGTGCGGAAGCCGGGCGCCCACCTGTCCCGGGTGTGGCGGCGCGCCCCTGCCGGCGGTGGAGCTGAAGGGGCTGCCGGTGGACGTCTGCGGGAAGTGCCGGGGCGTGGCGATGGGCCGCGAAGAGGTGGCCCGGCTCCAGCAGCCGACGGCGCCGCAGCCCCGTCCGCCGGAAGAGCCCGCGCCGGAGATCCAGGCCGCTGACTTCGAGCATGAGTACGTCCCCGCGCCCCCGAGCATGAGCCTGCGGCCCAGGGTGATGCTGGGCGACGAGCCGGCGTGCACGACCTGTGGGCGACGGTTGGAGCCGCGCTACGGGTTCGTCTGGGAGGAGCGGCTGTTCTGCGGAAGCTGCGCCCCGGAGGGCTCCGTGCCCTACTCCGACGAGCTGACGAAGGCGCGCCCCAGCGAGTCCTCCGGCCGCCGGGCGCAGTACCTGAACACCGGCGCCACCGAGTCCGCCGTGGTGTGGTTGCTGTCGAAGCTCTTCAAGTAG
- the gspC gene encoding type II secretion system protein GspC — protein MSSGPLLDAPLLARLTGVSLPREDSSTLTPGKVEPAGPDIPRSTLPLRLLGTLVAQDPRWSMASIQELSGSVARSLMVSDALPGARVFAIERERILLVVDGRLEYIDGASLPGATPTPVNIHTGAATPGSSTLGKGIRATGEHSLVIPREDVTEALTHLNELAMEARVVPAFKEGRPVGFKLFSIKDGSLYSRLGMRNGDVLQRINGLNLDGPDKALEAFTRLRDARRIELQIERGGAPVQKTFDVQ, from the coding sequence ATGTCGTCCGGGCCCCTGCTGGATGCACCCCTCCTTGCGCGGCTCACCGGCGTGTCCCTGCCTCGGGAGGATTCTTCGACTCTGACTCCGGGGAAGGTGGAACCGGCAGGCCCTGACATCCCGAGGAGCACGTTGCCGCTGCGGCTGCTCGGGACGCTGGTGGCGCAGGACCCGCGTTGGTCCATGGCCTCCATCCAGGAGCTTTCAGGGAGTGTCGCGCGGAGCCTGATGGTCAGTGATGCGCTCCCGGGCGCCCGGGTCTTCGCCATCGAACGGGAGCGCATCCTGCTCGTCGTCGATGGGCGGCTTGAGTACATCGACGGCGCTTCCCTGCCCGGCGCGACGCCCACGCCGGTGAACATCCATACCGGCGCCGCGACGCCGGGGAGCTCCACCCTGGGCAAGGGCATCCGTGCCACGGGCGAGCACTCCCTCGTCATCCCCCGCGAGGACGTCACCGAAGCGCTCACGCACTTGAATGAACTGGCGATGGAGGCCCGCGTGGTCCCCGCCTTCAAGGAGGGCCGCCCCGTGGGCTTCAAGCTGTTCTCCATCAAGGACGGTTCGCTCTACTCGCGACTGGGGATGCGCAACGGAGACGTGCTCCAGCGCATCAACGGGCTGAACCTGGACGGCCCGGACAAGGCCCTGGAAGCCTTCACGCGCCTGCGGGATGCCCGGCGCATCGAGCTTCAGATTGAACGCGGTGGCGCGCCGGTCCAGAAGACCTTCGACGTCCAGTAG
- a CDS encoding YncE family protein: MLHPSFMARPPPRASRCPYCNAPFAPRPGKTHYTCGYCGEEFDLGGPGQPPDPPRPPTPAKSAQPPVVMAAALGAMVMMGLLAGLLMVGSDPEPEPEPEPAPYVPPPRVVRPQPPPPPVPPPAPPPERVQWMERDAPVFVDVNGDGTDDIVGHVRRFGGASNTDLIAAFDGKTFQKLWESLPSEGPDASSRTKVIAQNGMLVSSEQRAVNLLELATGKRLGQVPLSDSPRRLCIPPGDTHSVWVEVINHKHLLFDTRTATAKPALRSPPGCATPPLSPETCDMSRPPEHPTRCVRSSYPPSDIRGFSTRYLFRSQGYTLSMGTRWPGTQVPLVAVYEPGNRKPLWHGVVADKDPLLLRDTPPRVGEITRDAVYILYEMDNDGARLVRRDLRTGAIAWDVPLPHKTVGMGPSALWVHGGRVYLPNWMWLDVFDAATGKLEGTIGTR; encoded by the coding sequence GTGCTACACCCGTCCTTCATGGCCCGGCCCCCTCCCAGAGCCTCGCGCTGTCCCTACTGCAACGCGCCATTCGCGCCCCGGCCCGGGAAGACGCACTACACCTGCGGCTACTGCGGCGAGGAGTTCGACCTGGGGGGCCCGGGGCAGCCGCCGGACCCGCCGCGCCCGCCCACCCCGGCGAAGTCCGCCCAGCCGCCAGTCGTCATGGCCGCCGCCCTGGGCGCCATGGTCATGATGGGCCTGCTGGCGGGCCTGCTCATGGTGGGATCCGACCCCGAACCCGAACCCGAGCCCGAGCCGGCCCCCTACGTTCCCCCGCCGCGGGTGGTGAGGCCCCAGCCTCCCCCCCCGCCCGTCCCCCCACCCGCGCCCCCGCCGGAGCGCGTGCAGTGGATGGAGCGCGACGCGCCGGTGTTCGTGGATGTGAATGGGGACGGCACGGACGACATCGTCGGGCACGTGCGCCGCTTCGGTGGCGCCAGCAACACGGACCTCATCGCCGCGTTCGACGGCAAGACGTTCCAGAAGCTCTGGGAGAGCCTGCCCTCGGAGGGACCGGACGCATCGAGCCGCACGAAGGTCATCGCCCAGAACGGCATGCTGGTGTCGAGCGAGCAACGCGCGGTGAACCTGCTGGAGCTGGCGACGGGGAAGCGGCTGGGGCAGGTGCCGCTGTCGGACTCACCGCGCCGGCTGTGCATCCCGCCGGGGGACACGCACTCGGTCTGGGTGGAGGTCATCAACCACAAGCACCTGCTCTTCGACACGCGCACGGCCACCGCGAAGCCCGCGCTCCGGTCCCCGCCCGGCTGCGCCACCCCGCCGCTGAGCCCCGAGACGTGCGACATGAGCCGCCCTCCGGAGCACCCCACGCGCTGCGTGCGCTCCAGCTATCCGCCCTCCGACATCCGCGGCTTCTCCACGCGCTACCTCTTCCGTTCGCAGGGCTACACCCTGTCCATGGGCACGCGGTGGCCGGGCACCCAGGTGCCCCTGGTGGCGGTGTACGAGCCCGGCAACAGGAAGCCCCTGTGGCACGGCGTCGTCGCGGACAAGGACCCGCTGCTGCTGCGCGACACCCCGCCCAGGGTGGGGGAAATCACCCGCGACGCCGTCTACATCCTCTATGAGATGGACAACGACGGCGCGCGGCTCGTCCGGCGCGACCTGCGCACCGGCGCCATCGCCTGGGACGTGCCGCTGCCCCACAAGACGGTGGGCATGGGGCCTTCGGCCCTCTGGGTCCATGGAGGCCGGGTGTACCTGCCGAACTGGATGTGGCTGGACGTGTTCGACGCGGCGACGGGAAAGCTGGAGGGCACGATTGGCACGCGCTGA
- a CDS encoding RCC1 domain-containing protein: protein MSMTHTTPSWGRSLAGVWLGLCLFAGCAQPAPEAAPEAATASAEIKRTSPRTRLAAGQRHSLAIRPDGTLWTAGENNTGQLGDGTRVDRPSPVQVVGLTGVVSVAGGAYHSLAVRSNGTLWAWGGNGFGQLGTGTYGRTTPGQVPGMSGISSIAAGWYHTLAVKSDGTVWAWGANDTCQLGDGTTTHRSNPTQVAGLNNMVAVLARSDYSLALRSDGTLWAWGDNFSGQLGDGTKIQRCSPVQVQGLSGLTAAAAGAHGALAVKSNGTVWAWGSIGGTGSTTPSQVTDLTGIIDVSASDYHVLAQRVDGTVWAWGTNSSGQLGNGTKVSTSKPIQVAGLTGVVATAAGTDHSLAMRSDGSVWAWGGNMYGQLANGALTRYLVPEQVPSIMGAVAVAAGSQYSLAVHYDGTVWAWGDNGRGQLGDGTLTRRAIPVVVPGLTGVIAVAAKGDSSLALRSDGTVWAWGNNGFGQLGNGTHNDRVTPGQVPGLTSVSAIAIGYGSALALKYDGTVWAWGNNGSGQLGDGTFQSRLVPTQVQGLAGITAISAGSNHVLAVRYDGTVWAWGDNGFGQLGDGTTIDRSTPVLVPGISDGVSVSAGTSHSIAVRSDGTGWGWGISYFGETLGWEGSFEPQMKPVTVRDLNTVVAGFRLSLATDFIGGVWIDGNNDWGQLGSDLDVSDGPVRIEALEGGLTAAATSGFHLVVVRPDSTVWTWGRNSDGELGNGTFLDMHTPMRSQLF from the coding sequence ATGTCAATGACACACACAACCCCCTCTTGGGGACGGAGTCTGGCCGGAGTCTGGCTCGGGCTCTGCCTGTTCGCGGGCTGCGCGCAGCCGGCGCCGGAAGCCGCTCCCGAGGCGGCAACAGCCTCCGCTGAGATCAAACGCACCAGCCCGCGCACCCGGCTGGCCGCCGGCCAACGCCACTCGCTGGCCATCCGTCCGGACGGCACCCTTTGGACCGCCGGAGAGAACAACACCGGCCAACTGGGAGATGGCACCCGTGTAGATCGACCCTCGCCAGTGCAGGTGGTGGGACTGACGGGCGTCGTGTCTGTCGCGGGCGGAGCCTACCACTCGCTGGCGGTGCGCTCGAATGGCACCCTCTGGGCTTGGGGTGGCAACGGCTTTGGCCAGCTTGGCACCGGCACCTACGGCCGCACCACACCCGGTCAGGTGCCAGGAATGAGCGGGATTTCCTCTATTGCCGCAGGCTGGTACCACACCCTTGCCGTGAAATCCGACGGTACGGTGTGGGCCTGGGGGGCAAACGACACCTGCCAGTTGGGCGACGGGACCACGACCCATCGGAGCAACCCCACCCAGGTGGCCGGTCTCAACAACATGGTCGCCGTGCTCGCCAGAAGCGACTACTCCTTGGCGCTGCGCTCCGATGGCACCCTTTGGGCCTGGGGTGACAACTTCAGTGGCCAGTTGGGGGATGGGACGAAGATCCAGCGATGCAGCCCGGTGCAGGTACAAGGACTGTCGGGCCTCACGGCCGCGGCGGCGGGCGCCCATGGAGCGCTCGCGGTGAAGTCGAATGGCACCGTCTGGGCCTGGGGATCCATCGGTGGCACCGGGTCCACCACGCCGTCGCAAGTCACGGACCTCACGGGCATCATTGACGTCAGCGCATCCGACTACCATGTGCTCGCGCAGCGGGTCGACGGCACCGTCTGGGCCTGGGGGACCAACAGTTCTGGCCAGTTGGGGAACGGAACCAAGGTGTCCACCTCCAAGCCCATCCAGGTCGCGGGGCTGACGGGTGTCGTCGCCACGGCGGCAGGCACCGATCACTCGCTGGCCATGCGCTCCGACGGCTCGGTCTGGGCTTGGGGTGGCAACATGTATGGGCAGCTGGCCAACGGAGCGCTGACCCGTTATCTCGTCCCTGAGCAAGTCCCCAGCATCATGGGTGCAGTGGCCGTGGCAGCCGGCTCCCAGTACTCCCTCGCGGTCCACTATGACGGGACCGTGTGGGCGTGGGGCGATAATGGCCGTGGCCAGTTGGGTGACGGCACCCTCACGCGGCGCGCAATCCCAGTAGTGGTGCCTGGGCTCACAGGCGTCATTGCGGTGGCGGCCAAAGGAGATAGCTCCCTGGCACTTCGTTCGGACGGCACCGTCTGGGCCTGGGGCAACAACGGCTTTGGCCAATTGGGCAACGGCACCCACAACGACCGCGTCACGCCCGGTCAGGTGCCAGGGCTGACGTCCGTGAGCGCCATCGCAATAGGGTATGGTTCCGCCCTGGCACTGAAGTACGACGGCACCGTCTGGGCCTGGGGCAACAACGGCAGTGGGCAGCTGGGCGATGGGACCTTCCAGTCGCGTCTGGTTCCCACCCAGGTGCAGGGACTGGCAGGCATCACCGCCATCTCGGCGGGCTCCAATCATGTGCTCGCGGTGCGCTACGACGGCACCGTCTGGGCCTGGGGCGACAACGGCTTTGGCCAGCTGGGCGACGGGACCACCATCGACCGTTCAACGCCTGTCCTTGTCCCGGGCATAAGCGATGGAGTCTCCGTCTCCGCAGGTACCAGCCATTCTATCGCGGTGCGCTCCGACGGCACGGGTTGGGGATGGGGAATCAGCTACTTCGGAGAAACGCTGGGATGGGAGGGCAGCTTCGAGCCACAGATGAAGCCGGTCACGGTTCGTGACCTGAACACGGTCGTCGCGGGCTTCCGCCTCAGTTTGGCAACGGACTTCATCGGTGGGGTGTGGATCGACGGGAACAATGATTGGGGTCAGCTTGGGAGCGACCTCGATGTCTCGGACGGGCCGGTGCGCATCGAGGCGCTGGAAGGCGGCCTCACCGCGGCAGCGACCAGCGGTTTCCATCTGGTCGTGGTCCGCCCGGACAGCACGGTCTGGACGTGGGGCCGCAACTCCGACGGCGAGCTGGGCAACGGAACGTTCCTCGACATGCACACGCCGATGCGCTCACAGCTGTTCTGA
- a CDS encoding ABC-F family ATP-binding cassette domain-containing protein: MSLVIAQDISLAYGKKVLFDEDNFTLGPRDRVGLVGANGTGKSSLMKIIAKASQPDGGTIQYSRRARAGYLPQEIAGLPEGTVVEAVMSTVPGRDSLESRLRDTEGALGAATDEEEQLELAQTLADLHAELDDFENRYGRHHAERILKGLGFRDADLSKPTQALSGGWRMRAALAGLLLQDPDLLLLDEPTNHLDVPTLAWFDGFLRRSNKAMVLISHDRDFLNRQINRVVSLEMEGVREYTGNYEDYKRLRAEEMVLLQAKAEKVEQRRAELQGFIDRFGAKATKAKQAQSRAKMLAKLEKVQLLEERQTMKFRFPEVDRSGRDVVLMEDITKRYGALTVYDGLNARLERGQRIAVVGANGAGKTTLLKMVAGELAPDTGKVTVGHNVVVGYYAQHHADKLDRSNTIIEEVRPLAADKPESYLRGVLGAFLFSGDDVEKPIGVLSGGERARVALAKLLLVPSNFLLMDEPTNHLDLDSSEMLIEALKLYGGTLLFVSHNRSFINNLCTHVWEVADGKLTSHPGNLDEYLYHQEQQRLAAEGAETSTSSGKGTGAGAATVSEKERKRLEAEARQRRSVVEGPIKKEIAKLEERIAKVEAEQKEREGQLADPVLYNDFARAKPLMDAHRAGKEELEDLYARWEVAQEKLVAAQG, translated from the coding sequence ATGAGCCTCGTCATCGCCCAGGACATCAGCCTCGCCTACGGAAAGAAGGTCCTCTTCGATGAGGACAACTTCACACTCGGCCCCCGGGACCGGGTGGGACTGGTGGGCGCGAACGGCACAGGGAAGTCCTCCCTGATGAAGATCATCGCCAAGGCGAGCCAGCCGGATGGGGGCACCATTCAGTACAGCCGCCGGGCCCGGGCGGGCTATCTTCCCCAGGAAATCGCGGGGTTGCCCGAGGGCACGGTGGTGGAGGCGGTGATGAGCACCGTGCCCGGCCGGGACTCGCTGGAGTCGCGCCTGCGGGACACCGAAGGGGCCCTGGGGGCCGCCACGGACGAGGAGGAGCAGCTGGAGCTGGCCCAGACGCTGGCGGACCTCCACGCGGAGCTGGACGACTTCGAGAACCGCTACGGCCGGCACCACGCCGAGCGCATCCTGAAGGGCCTGGGCTTCCGGGACGCGGACCTGTCCAAGCCGACGCAGGCCCTGTCGGGCGGCTGGCGGATGCGGGCGGCGCTCGCGGGCCTGCTGCTCCAGGACCCGGACCTGCTGCTGCTGGACGAGCCGACGAACCACCTGGACGTGCCGACGCTGGCCTGGTTCGACGGGTTCCTGCGCCGCTCCAACAAGGCGATGGTGCTCATCTCCCACGACCGCGACTTCCTCAACCGGCAGATCAACCGGGTGGTGTCGCTGGAGATGGAGGGGGTGCGCGAGTACACGGGCAACTACGAGGACTACAAGCGCCTGCGCGCCGAGGAGATGGTGCTGCTCCAGGCGAAGGCGGAGAAGGTGGAGCAGCGCCGCGCGGAGCTGCAGGGCTTCATCGACCGGTTCGGCGCCAAGGCCACCAAGGCGAAGCAGGCGCAGAGCCGCGCGAAGATGCTGGCCAAGCTGGAGAAGGTGCAGCTCCTGGAAGAGCGGCAGACGATGAAGTTCCGCTTCCCGGAGGTGGACCGCAGCGGCCGGGACGTGGTGCTGATGGAGGACATCACCAAGCGCTACGGCGCGCTCACCGTCTACGACGGGCTGAACGCGCGGCTGGAGCGGGGGCAGCGCATCGCCGTCGTCGGGGCCAACGGGGCGGGCAAGACGACGCTCTTGAAGATGGTCGCGGGGGAGCTGGCCCCGGACACCGGCAAGGTGACGGTGGGGCACAACGTGGTGGTGGGCTATTACGCGCAGCACCACGCGGACAAGCTGGACCGGAGCAACACCATCATCGAAGAGGTGCGGCCGCTGGCGGCGGACAAGCCGGAGAGCTACCTGCGCGGCGTCCTGGGCGCGTTCCTCTTCAGCGGCGACGACGTGGAGAAGCCCATCGGCGTGCTGAGCGGTGGCGAGCGCGCCCGCGTGGCCCTGGCGAAGCTGCTGCTGGTGCCGTCCAACTTCCTGCTGATGGACGAGCCGACGAACCACCTGGACCTGGACTCGTCGGAGATGCTGATTGAAGCGCTGAAGCTGTACGGCGGCACGCTGTTGTTCGTGAGCCACAACCGCAGCTTCATCAACAACCTGTGCACGCACGTCTGGGAGGTGGCGGACGGGAAGCTCACGTCGCACCCGGGCAACCTGGACGAATACCTCTACCACCAGGAGCAGCAGCGGCTGGCGGCGGAGGGCGCGGAGACCAGCACGTCCAGCGGCAAGGGCACGGGGGCGGGCGCGGCGACGGTGTCGGAGAAGGAGCGCAAGCGGCTGGAGGCGGAAGCGCGCCAGCGCCGCTCCGTGGTGGAGGGCCCCATCAAGAAGGAGATCGCGAAGCTGGAGGAGCGCATCGCGAAGGTGGAGGCCGAGCAGAAGGAGCGCGAGGGGCAGCTCGCGGATCCGGTGCTCTACAACGACTTCGCCCGGGCCAAGCCGCTGATGGACGCGCACCGCGCGGGCAAGGAGGAGCTGGAAGACCTCTATGCCCGGTGGGAAGTGGCGCAGGAGAAGCTGGTGGCGGCGCAGGGCTGA
- a CDS encoding ATP-binding protein, which produces MDIRTQSALLASIIGLALGVSMLLRPGRPRVLTLYSVFTLTVAGYYLSLFFHSIFPSQDYPWVSRIALGSTVLVVSLVPGAAVSFFLEFLGVSKGTHLVGRRLALLSAVLGLTVAVTPLADNAWARVAMGVWVLGALGTSVSLLVHRVRTTESRIEQFRLAYLAIGAGAAVLFSGLDYLSRYDIPFPTLGPVFATLYLFFLAQTLLRLRLMDLHELLGKIASQTVLAVILAAVFTVLTAWVDENTSLFVFNTVVAAFVILILLDPLRTKVEEMVVRIFFRERFALLGTLGALRVRMTAVIEISELARVVLDALHETGRVTHASVYLMAEDRPGYRLLDSRGPLPVPLLDTAAARGVLFAVASGQKAVLLENVERRISVMRVQAVEGKRFRDELKRLNDTRAALLQMRAGISVPLMSNDRVIGFLNLWDERVPEAYASDEIALILEVSERMATVLENSKLYEKIRERDRLAALGEMAAGLAHEIRNPLGAIKGAAQCLDPKKLPGEDGEFLDVIVEEVNRLNGVVTAFLDYSRPLKQSFGPTDLNEVVTRTMRLIQNDMPATAELAVELDLRLPRADGDAEQLKQVLINLVQNAVQAMGNQKGCITVRTEKPERFGDLRSAGGEFVEVRVSDNGPGIPLDQQPHIFVPFFTTKQKGTGLGLAICQRIVKNHGGTISVQSKVGEGTAFIIRLPALPTEQADGALPEGTPAPPTRPSQSLAVPEELREPALAKPPEPRTKRDKRRRAG; this is translated from the coding sequence ATGGATATCCGCACACAGAGCGCCCTGCTTGCTTCCATCATCGGTCTGGCGCTGGGCGTGTCCATGTTGTTGCGCCCCGGGCGTCCACGGGTGCTCACCCTCTACTCCGTCTTCACGCTGACGGTCGCCGGGTACTACCTCAGTCTCTTCTTCCACAGCATCTTTCCCTCCCAGGACTACCCCTGGGTGTCGCGCATCGCACTCGGCTCCACGGTGCTCGTCGTCTCCCTGGTCCCCGGGGCGGCGGTCTCCTTCTTCCTGGAGTTCCTGGGCGTCAGCAAAGGGACCCATCTGGTCGGTCGGCGGCTCGCCCTCCTGTCCGCCGTGCTGGGGCTCACCGTCGCCGTCACCCCCCTGGCGGACAACGCCTGGGCGCGGGTGGCGATGGGGGTGTGGGTGCTGGGCGCGCTGGGCACCTCCGTGTCCCTGCTGGTCCACCGGGTGCGCACCACGGAGTCCCGCATCGAGCAGTTCCGGCTGGCGTACCTGGCCATCGGCGCGGGCGCGGCGGTGCTGTTCTCCGGCCTGGACTACCTGAGCCGCTACGACATCCCCTTCCCCACGCTGGGCCCCGTCTTCGCGACGCTCTACCTGTTCTTCCTCGCGCAGACGCTCCTGCGGCTGCGGCTGATGGACCTGCACGAGCTGCTGGGGAAGATCGCCTCGCAGACGGTGCTGGCCGTCATCCTGGCCGCGGTCTTCACGGTGCTCACCGCGTGGGTGGACGAGAACACGTCGCTGTTCGTCTTCAACACGGTGGTGGCCGCGTTCGTCATCCTCATCCTGTTGGACCCCCTGCGCACCAAGGTGGAGGAGATGGTGGTGCGCATCTTCTTCCGTGAACGCTTCGCGCTGCTGGGCACGCTGGGCGCCCTGCGCGTGCGGATGACCGCGGTCATCGAAATCTCCGAGCTGGCGCGCGTGGTGCTGGACGCGCTGCACGAGACGGGGCGCGTGACGCACGCGTCGGTGTACCTGATGGCGGAGGACCGGCCCGGCTACCGGCTGCTGGACTCGCGCGGCCCGCTGCCGGTGCCGCTGCTGGACACGGCGGCGGCGCGCGGCGTGCTGTTCGCGGTGGCCAGCGGCCAGAAGGCGGTGCTGCTGGAGAACGTGGAGCGGCGCATCTCCGTGATGCGGGTGCAGGCGGTGGAGGGCAAGCGCTTCCGGGACGAGCTGAAGCGGCTGAACGACACGCGCGCGGCGCTGCTCCAGATGCGGGCGGGCATCAGCGTGCCGCTGATGAGCAATGATCGGGTCATCGGCTTCCTGAACCTCTGGGATGAGCGGGTGCCGGAGGCGTACGCGTCCGACGAGATCGCCCTCATCCTGGAGGTCTCCGAGCGGATGGCCACGGTGCTGGAGAACTCCAAGCTGTACGAGAAGATCCGCGAGCGCGACCGCCTGGCCGCGCTGGGTGAGATGGCGGCGGGCCTGGCGCACGAAATCCGCAACCCGCTGGGCGCCATCAAGGGCGCCGCGCAGTGCCTGGACCCCAAGAAGCTGCCGGGCGAGGACGGCGAGTTCCTGGACGTCATCGTCGAGGAGGTCAACCGCCTCAACGGCGTGGTGACGGCGTTCCTGGACTACTCGCGGCCGCTCAAGCAGAGCTTCGGGCCCACCGACCTCAACGAGGTGGTGACGCGCACCATGCGGCTCATCCAGAACGACATGCCGGCCACGGCGGAGCTGGCGGTGGAGCTGGACCTGCGGCTGCCGCGCGCGGACGGTGACGCGGAGCAGCTCAAGCAGGTGCTCATCAACCTGGTGCAGAACGCGGTGCAGGCAATGGGCAACCAGAAGGGCTGCATCACGGTGCGCACGGAGAAGCCGGAGCGCTTCGGCGACCTGCGCAGCGCGGGCGGCGAGTTCGTGGAGGTGCGTGTCTCCGACAACGGCCCGGGCATCCCGTTGGATCAACAGCCGCACATCTTCGTGCCCTTCTTCACGACGAAGCAGAAGGGCACGGGGCTGGGGCTCGCCATCTGCCAGCGCATCGTGAAGAACCACGGCGGCACCATCAGCGTGCAGAGCAAGGTGGGCGAAGGCACCGCCTTCATCATCCGGCTGCCGGCGCTCCCCACGGAGCAGGCGGACGGCGCGCTCCCGGAGGGCACCCCGGCGCCCCCCACCCGCCCCTCCCAGTCCCTGGCCGTCCCGGAAGAACTGCGCGAGCCCGCCCTCGCGAAGCCGCCCGAGCCCCGGACGAAGCGCGACAAGCGCCGCCGCGCGGGCTGA